A stretch of the Chitiniphilus purpureus genome encodes the following:
- the hpnC gene encoding squalene synthase HpnC, producing MPGISAQASVAHYENFPVASILLPRRYRTAVAAVYHFARHADDLADEGDLAPQARLDALADCHAELERIERGEAALTPRYQALAVALRNHAVPVSLCHDLLSAFEQDVTKQRYADFGELMQYCRRSANPVGRILLHLFGKAEPRLLALSDGICTALQLINFWQDVALDWRKDRVYLPLDELARFNVSEAQIGQGEVDANWRRLMAFQVDRTRRMLQAGAPLALQLPGRIGLELRLTVLGGDAILTKLQQSGYDMFRHRPVLTGRDWPRLLWRAWRKR from the coding sequence ATGCCGGGTATAAGTGCCCAGGCTTCGGTTGCCCACTACGAAAACTTCCCGGTTGCCTCGATTCTGCTGCCACGGCGTTATCGCACTGCCGTGGCCGCCGTCTATCACTTCGCCCGGCATGCGGACGATCTGGCGGACGAGGGCGATCTTGCACCGCAGGCACGTCTGGACGCGTTGGCAGACTGTCATGCCGAGCTCGAAAGGATAGAGCGCGGTGAGGCTGCGCTGACGCCGCGCTATCAGGCATTGGCGGTCGCGCTGCGCAACCATGCGGTGCCGGTGTCGCTGTGCCACGATCTGCTCAGCGCGTTCGAACAGGATGTGACCAAGCAGCGCTATGCCGATTTCGGCGAGCTGATGCAGTACTGCCGCCGCTCGGCCAACCCCGTCGGGCGCATCCTGCTGCATCTCTTCGGCAAGGCGGAGCCTCGGCTGCTTGCGCTCTCAGACGGGATCTGCACCGCGCTGCAGCTCATCAATTTCTGGCAGGACGTGGCGCTGGACTGGCGCAAGGACCGGGTCTACCTGCCGCTGGACGAGCTGGCACGCTTCAACGTCAGCGAGGCGCAGATCGGGCAGGGCGAAGTCGATGCCAATTGGCGCCGGCTGATGGCGTTCCAGGTGGACCGCACGCGGCGCATGTTGCAGGCCGGGGCACCACTGGCGCTGCAACTGCCCGGCAGGATCGGACTGGAGCTGCGGCTGACCGTGCTGGGGGGCGATGCCATCCTGACCAAGCTGCAGCAAAGCGGCTATGACATGTTCCGGCACCGTCCGGTGTTGACCGGCCGCGACTGGCCGCGCCTGCTCTGGCGCGCGTGGCGCAAACGATGA
- a CDS encoding ComEA family DNA-binding protein, which produces MKQLIMVLLGSMLLAASALAAVDINTATADQLEALPGIGATKAKAIVDYRAKNGPFKSTDELTRVPGIKQGTYAKIKGELSVGRAATPAKATTAKK; this is translated from the coding sequence ATGAAGCAATTGATCATGGTGCTGCTCGGCAGCATGCTGCTGGCAGCTTCCGCCCTGGCGGCGGTCGATATTAACACCGCCACCGCGGATCAACTGGAGGCACTGCCTGGGATCGGCGCGACCAAGGCCAAGGCCATCGTTGACTACCGCGCCAAGAACGGTCCGTTCAAAAGCACCGACGAGCTGACCCGCGTGCCGGGGATCAAACAGGGCACCTATGCGAAGATCAAGGGGGAATTGAGCGTCGGCCGGGCCGCGACCCCCGCCAAAGCCACTACCGCCAAGAAGTAG
- a CDS encoding response regulator transcription factor, giving the protein MRPIAIIDDDVAVRDALTVLFEARDWVSAAFESAEDFLGRAHPPEYGCLIIDVRMTGISGLELFDRLKSQPYLPPVIFLTGHGDVPMAVAAVKEGAADFLEKPFDHRQLLVRMEALLQQDAAQRGDWEARQSINARLAELTPREREVLRELLAGKLNKQIADALDISIKTVEVHRARIYTKLRVRSAVELAAMLKDVPLNEIAL; this is encoded by the coding sequence ATGAGACCGATAGCCATCATCGATGACGACGTGGCGGTGCGCGATGCGTTGACCGTGCTGTTCGAGGCCCGGGACTGGGTCAGCGCGGCCTTCGAGAGTGCCGAGGATTTCCTGGGCCGTGCCCATCCACCCGAGTACGGCTGCCTGATCATCGACGTGCGCATGACGGGGATCAGCGGGCTGGAACTCTTTGATCGGCTCAAAAGCCAGCCTTATCTGCCGCCGGTGATCTTTCTGACCGGGCATGGCGATGTCCCGATGGCTGTGGCCGCCGTCAAGGAAGGGGCGGCGGATTTTCTCGAAAAGCCCTTCGACCACCGCCAGCTCCTGGTGCGCATGGAAGCGCTGCTGCAGCAGGATGCGGCCCAGCGTGGCGACTGGGAGGCAAGGCAGTCCATCAATGCCCGGCTTGCCGAATTGACCCCACGCGAGCGCGAAGTGCTGCGCGAGCTGCTGGCGGGCAAGCTCAACAAACAGATTGCCGATGCGCTCGATATCAGCATCAAGACTGTGGAAGTGCATCGGGCCCGGATCTATACCAAGCTGCGGGTGCGCTCGGCTGTCGAATTGGCAGCGATGCTCAAGGATGTGCCGCTCAACGAGATCGCGCTGTGA
- a CDS encoding PAS domain-containing sensor histidine kinase, with translation MRLPAFHVSEHGRLPWLLAHAAIGLVLLVLIGYAWNDYRQTHTIQANTLAQDLLWQQQGIRLHLQTNQNVLENLAYGLAARALTENDFNARADALMKVNPELLAVEYIDQRGLRQGGLPIYSGRPNALIPLEDERLVEAIDGAATLGHAVYSNLIPRNQPLIVLVVPYFRGTLYSGAVLATYSLRQLLQQRIPWWMVQRYDLVLVDSRGNAIAPQGVVAVPSLVRQEVELSPPGHALRLVAGVRELPRSSRQVWLLAAVMGLLALLWWGLVLLRARMGERQHAEAALQDEMRFRAAMEDSLLTGLRAMDLSGRIIYVNPAFCRMVGWHAGELLGRMPPMPYWAPEALEECAAAYRAILDGQSPPHGFPLRFMRRDGERFDVRLYSSRLVDGRGECRGWMASLYDVTEIKREREALAASRSQLLTVLEGLEAAVSVTDAQSGQLLYRNRHHADTFALHAEADCCLAPLLPPPALSADCQDPGSGRWYHVQRRSIDWVDGRRVWLDIASDITEQRRAAEVTRLQNEKLQHTARLVSMGELASSLAHELNQPLAAIGSYAAAGEELLAQPVPRVERALDVMVKIGGQARRAGQIIRGIRDFVAKRAPRTELCRLEELLTVPLQLLEPLTRQTRATIDVALPEALPSFPGDAVMLEQVLFNLLKNGLEAMSDMPAEHTRRIRIEAQVCDAEALEIIIADRGPGLAQPASPVQPFFSTKPEGMGVGLNICRSVLEQHRGHLRAEPNPGGGTRFICRLPLANVLITEGAEES, from the coding sequence ATGCGTCTACCCGCCTTCCATGTCTCCGAGCACGGCCGACTGCCCTGGCTGCTGGCCCATGCCGCGATCGGTCTGGTGCTGCTGGTGCTCATCGGCTATGCCTGGAACGACTACCGGCAGACCCATACCATCCAGGCCAATACGCTGGCGCAGGATCTGCTGTGGCAGCAGCAGGGCATACGGTTGCATCTGCAGACCAATCAGAACGTATTGGAGAACCTGGCATACGGCCTTGCGGCACGGGCCCTCACCGAAAACGACTTCAATGCCCGCGCCGACGCGCTGATGAAGGTCAACCCCGAATTGCTGGCGGTGGAATACATCGACCAGCGGGGCTTGCGGCAAGGCGGTCTGCCGATCTATAGCGGTCGGCCCAATGCGCTGATCCCGCTGGAAGACGAGCGCCTGGTTGAAGCGATCGACGGCGCAGCCACCCTTGGTCACGCGGTCTATTCCAATCTCATCCCGCGCAATCAGCCCCTCATCGTGCTCGTGGTGCCCTATTTCCGCGGCACGCTCTACAGCGGCGCGGTGCTGGCCACCTATTCGCTGCGCCAATTGCTGCAGCAACGCATCCCATGGTGGATGGTGCAGCGCTACGACCTGGTGCTGGTCGACAGCCGCGGCAACGCAATTGCGCCGCAAGGGGTGGTCGCAGTGCCGTCGCTGGTGCGCCAGGAGGTCGAGCTGTCGCCGCCGGGGCATGCATTGCGGCTGGTGGCGGGCGTACGCGAGCTGCCGCGCTCGTCCCGTCAGGTGTGGCTGCTGGCGGCAGTGATGGGACTGCTGGCGCTGCTCTGGTGGGGATTGGTGTTGTTGCGTGCACGAATGGGGGAGCGGCAACATGCCGAAGCCGCGCTGCAGGATGAGATGCGCTTTCGCGCAGCGATGGAGGATTCGTTGCTGACCGGATTGCGGGCCATGGATCTGTCCGGTCGCATCATCTACGTCAATCCGGCGTTTTGCCGGATGGTGGGCTGGCATGCCGGCGAACTGCTTGGCCGGATGCCGCCGATGCCGTATTGGGCACCCGAGGCGCTGGAGGAGTGCGCTGCTGCATACCGCGCCATCCTGGACGGCCAGAGCCCGCCCCACGGTTTTCCGCTGCGGTTCATGCGCCGCGACGGTGAGCGTTTCGACGTACGCCTCTATTCCAGCCGGCTGGTGGATGGGCGCGGCGAGTGCCGGGGCTGGATGGCCTCGCTGTATGACGTGACCGAGATCAAGCGTGAGCGTGAAGCGCTCGCCGCCTCGCGCTCGCAGCTGCTGACGGTGCTGGAGGGCCTGGAAGCCGCGGTGTCGGTGACCGATGCGCAAAGCGGCCAGTTGCTGTACCGCAATCGTCACCACGCCGATACCTTTGCGCTCCACGCCGAGGCCGACTGCTGCCTGGCACCGCTCCTGCCGCCGCCGGCGCTCAGCGCGGATTGCCAGGACCCGGGCTCGGGACGCTGGTACCACGTGCAGCGCCGCAGCATCGATTGGGTCGATGGCCGACGTGTCTGGCTGGACATCGCCTCGGACATCACCGAGCAGCGCCGCGCGGCCGAGGTGACCCGGCTGCAGAACGAGAAACTGCAGCACACGGCGCGGCTGGTCAGCATGGGCGAGCTGGCTTCGAGTCTTGCACACGAGCTCAATCAGCCGCTGGCCGCCATCGGCAGCTATGCAGCCGCAGGCGAGGAGTTGCTGGCGCAGCCGGTGCCGCGCGTGGAGCGGGCACTGGATGTGATGGTCAAGATCGGTGGGCAGGCGCGCCGTGCCGGGCAGATCATCCGCGGCATCCGCGACTTTGTCGCCAAGCGTGCGCCGCGTACCGAGCTGTGCCGGCTGGAGGAGTTGCTGACGGTGCCGCTACAACTGCTCGAACCGCTGACGCGGCAGACACGTGCCACGATCGACGTCGCGTTGCCTGAGGCTCTGCCGTCGTTTCCGGGTGATGCGGTGATGCTGGAACAGGTGTTGTTCAATCTGTTGAAGAACGGGCTGGAGGCCATGTCCGACATGCCTGCCGAACACACGCGGCGGATCCGGATCGAAGCACAGGTGTGCGATGCCGAGGCGCTTGAGATCATCATCGCCGACCGCGGGCCTGGGCTTGCGCAACCTGCCAGCCCCGTCCAGCCGTTTTTCAGTACCAAGCCGGAGGGCATGGGCGTGGGTCTCAATATCTGCCGCTCGGTGCTGGAACAGCATCGCGGGCATTTGCGCGCCGAGCCCAACCCGGGTGGCGGCACCCGTTTCATCTGCCGCCTGCCGCTCGCCAATGTGCTGATCACCGAAGGAGCCGAAGAATCATGA
- a CDS encoding Bax inhibitor-1/YccA family protein encodes MQLNTAQYGGASLAVERNRVLRNTYYLLSLTMIPTAIGAMAGIAMQFQMSLMWGLLLFLGVSFGAFFAIERTKNSPLGVVILLAWTGFMGLWLSQMLQRVLTYSNGGELIGMAAVGTGAIFFTLATIATVTKKDFSFMGKFLFIGLVVVFLAAIANIFLQVPALSLTISAVCVLLFSAYILYDVSQIVNGGETNYITATLSLYLDIYNLFVSLLNILSVFTGSSRD; translated from the coding sequence ATGCAACTCAACACCGCCCAATATGGCGGCGCGTCGCTCGCCGTCGAGCGCAATCGGGTTCTGCGCAACACCTACTACCTGCTCTCGCTGACCATGATCCCGACCGCCATCGGCGCGATGGCCGGCATTGCAATGCAATTCCAGATGAGCCTGATGTGGGGCCTGCTGCTGTTCCTGGGCGTCAGCTTCGGCGCGTTCTTCGCCATTGAAAGAACCAAGAACAGCCCGCTCGGCGTGGTGATCCTGCTCGCCTGGACCGGCTTCATGGGGTTGTGGCTGTCGCAGATGCTGCAACGTGTGCTGACCTACTCCAATGGCGGCGAGCTGATCGGCATGGCGGCCGTGGGCACCGGGGCGATCTTCTTCACGTTGGCGACCATCGCCACCGTGACCAAGAAGGATTTCTCCTTCATGGGCAAATTCCTGTTCATCGGTCTGGTGGTGGTGTTCCTTGCAGCGATCGCCAATATCTTCCTGCAGGTGCCGGCACTGTCGCTGACCATTTCGGCAGTGTGTGTGCTGCTGTTCTCGGCCTACATCCTGTACGACGTGAGCCAGATCGTGAATGGCGGCGAGACCAACTACATCACCGCAACGCTGTCGCTGTACCTGGATATCTACAACCTCTTTGTCAGCCTGCTCAACATCCTGTCGGTGTTCACCGGCAGCAGCCGCGACTGA
- a CDS encoding enoyl-CoA hydratase/isomerase family protein, with translation MIHCELLPASSKHHIGVLRLDAPARLNAQTLAMVHAMDRALAAWRERDDVAAVLILGEGPRGLCAGGDLKALYEAMSSPETLADGDAFFAQEYALCRDLHGYPKPVLAWGHGTVMGGGWGLFAGAHHRIVTESSRLAMPEIAIGLFPDVGASRWLHALPGLLGRWLALTASELNAADALWAGAADVALPDAARADLHRWLAALRWTGHAQDDASMLREALSRWAAKALCPLPDPVWQPLTDRIHALCDAPTLGELAGRLRAGLDHPVLAAAARRFDAGSPTSAWLIWELERQARELPFHDVFELETQVAWHVLRSGELREGIRARLIERNAIARWRARDFSGTLPHDLAMWTARNGRKA, from the coding sequence ATGATCCATTGCGAACTGCTGCCTGCCTCCAGCAAGCACCATATCGGGGTGCTGCGCCTTGATGCCCCCGCACGGCTGAATGCGCAGACGCTGGCCATGGTCCACGCCATGGACCGTGCGCTGGCTGCGTGGCGCGAGCGGGACGATGTGGCCGCGGTGCTGATCCTTGGCGAGGGCCCGCGCGGCCTGTGCGCCGGCGGTGATCTCAAGGCGCTGTACGAGGCGATGTCGTCGCCGGAGACGCTGGCCGACGGTGATGCGTTCTTTGCCCAGGAATACGCGCTGTGCCGGGATCTGCACGGCTATCCGAAGCCGGTGCTGGCATGGGGTCATGGGACCGTGATGGGCGGTGGTTGGGGCCTGTTCGCCGGTGCGCACCATCGCATCGTCACCGAGTCGAGCCGGCTGGCGATGCCGGAAATCGCCATCGGCCTGTTTCCGGATGTCGGAGCGAGCCGTTGGCTGCACGCGCTGCCCGGGCTGTTGGGGCGCTGGCTGGCGCTGACCGCCAGTGAGCTGAACGCCGCCGATGCCCTGTGGGCAGGTGCTGCCGATGTGGCCTTGCCCGATGCCGCAAGGGCCGACCTGCATCGTTGGCTGGCGGCCCTGCGCTGGACCGGGCATGCGCAGGATGATGCATCCATGTTGCGGGAGGCGCTCAGCAGGTGGGCGGCAAAGGCGCTGTGTCCGTTGCCGGACCCGGTCTGGCAGCCGCTGACCGACCGGATTCATGCCCTGTGTGATGCGCCCACGCTCGGCGAGTTGGCCGGGCGCCTGCGTGCCGGCCTCGATCACCCGGTGTTGGCGGCCGCCGCACGGCGCTTTGACGCGGGCTCGCCGACTTCGGCCTGGTTGATCTGGGAGCTGGAGCGGCAGGCGCGGGAGCTGCCATTCCACGACGTGTTCGAGTTGGAGACGCAGGTGGCTTGGCACGTATTGCGCAGCGGCGAATTGCGCGAGGGCATCCGTGCCAGACTGATCGAACGCAATGCCATCGCGCGCTGGCGTGCACGCGATTTTTCCGGCACTCTGCCGCATGACCTTGCCATGTGGACTGCCCGCAACGGACGCAAGGCTTGA
- the tldD gene encoding metalloprotease TldD, which produces MNALATAEQILLAPANLTEASLTRVFGELNAHDLDYADLYFQYSRSEAWSLDEGIVKSGSFAIDQGVGVRAVAGEKTAFAYSDDIRLDPLLEAARATRAIGRQGGSGTAALRREVAGHQLYQPVDPLASLNEAGKVALLERVEAVARSLDPRVVQVMASLASEYEVVFVARHDGHRAADVRPLVRLSVQVIVEENGRREQGSAGGGGRYDYRYFSDALITDYAQKAVAQAVLNLSARQAPAGEMTVVLGNGWPGILLHEAIGHGLEGDFNRKGSSAFSGRIGERVAAPGVTVIDDGTIPDRRGSLNIDDEGNPTQRTVLIEDGILRGYIQDNLNARLMGMPVTGNGRRESYAHLPMPRMTNTIMPAGNHDPDEILASVKEGLYAVNFGGGQVDITSGKFVFSAAEAWWVKDGKLQYPVKGATLIGNGPDVLTRVSMIGNDLSLDPGVGTCGKDGQSVPVGVGQPTMRIDGGLTVGGTAG; this is translated from the coding sequence ATGAATGCTCTTGCGACCGCCGAACAGATCCTGCTTGCCCCGGCCAACCTGACCGAAGCCTCGCTCACCCGCGTGTTCGGCGAGCTGAATGCGCATGATCTTGACTATGCCGACCTGTATTTCCAGTACAGCCGCTCCGAGGCGTGGAGCCTGGATGAAGGCATCGTCAAATCCGGCAGTTTCGCCATCGACCAGGGCGTCGGTGTGCGCGCGGTTGCGGGTGAGAAGACCGCCTTTGCCTATTCGGACGATATCCGGCTCGATCCGCTGCTTGAAGCGGCGCGGGCGACCCGCGCGATCGGGCGCCAAGGCGGCAGCGGCACGGCCGCGTTACGCCGCGAGGTGGCCGGACACCAGCTCTATCAGCCGGTGGACCCGCTTGCCAGCCTGAACGAGGCGGGCAAGGTCGCATTGCTCGAACGGGTCGAAGCCGTCGCGCGCAGCCTCGATCCCAGGGTGGTGCAGGTGATGGCGAGCCTGGCCTCGGAGTACGAGGTGGTGTTCGTGGCGCGGCACGACGGCCATCGCGCGGCGGATGTGCGCCCGCTGGTGCGCCTGTCGGTGCAGGTCATCGTCGAGGAGAACGGCCGGCGCGAGCAGGGCAGTGCCGGCGGCGGCGGACGCTATGACTACCGTTACTTCAGCGATGCGTTGATCACCGACTATGCGCAGAAGGCGGTGGCGCAGGCGGTGCTCAACCTGAGTGCCCGTCAGGCACCGGCCGGGGAGATGACCGTGGTGCTGGGCAACGGCTGGCCGGGCATTTTGTTGCACGAAGCCATCGGCCACGGGCTGGAGGGTGACTTCAACCGCAAGGGCAGCTCCGCCTTCTCCGGCCGCATCGGTGAGCGCGTGGCCGCACCAGGGGTGACGGTGATCGACGACGGCACCATCCCCGACCGGCGTGGGTCGCTCAACATCGACGACGAAGGCAATCCCACGCAGCGCACCGTGCTGATCGAGGACGGCATCCTGCGCGGCTACATCCAGGACAACCTGAACGCGCGGCTGATGGGGATGCCCGTCACCGGCAACGGGCGGCGCGAATCCTATGCCCACCTGCCGATGCCGCGCATGACCAATACCATCATGCCGGCGGGCAACCATGACCCGGACGAGATTCTCGCCTCGGTGAAGGAGGGGCTGTACGCCGTCAACTTCGGTGGCGGCCAGGTGGACATCACCAGCGGCAAATTCGTGTTCTCCGCTGCCGAGGCGTGGTGGGTGAAGGATGGCAAGCTGCAGTATCCGGTCAAGGGCGCCACCCTGATCGGCAACGGCCCGGATGTGCTGACCCGCGTATCGATGATCGGCAACGATCTGTCGCTCGACCCGGGCGTCGGCACCTGCGGCAAGGATGGCCAGAGCGTGCCGGTCGGCGTGGGCCAGCCGACGATGCGCATCGATGGCGGGCTGACCGTGGGCGGCACCGCGGGGTAG
- a CDS encoding carbon-nitrogen hydrolase family protein, translating to MQTFTAAAIQMISTPTVADNLAVAAGLIAQAAAQGAQLVALPEYFAIMGARDTDKLAVREPFGNGPLQTFLASLAARHRIWLVGGTIPLAGADVARVRNTCLAFDPDGQCVARYDKIHLFGFDNGTERYAERDTIEPGETPVAFDTPFGRIGLAVCYDLRFPELFRREAADAWVVPAAFTATTGEAHWEVLLRARAIENQCFMIAAGQGGRHPTGRETFGHSLIADPWGQVLDCLPQGPGLALAPLKSTQLERVRRVLPALAHRCLTV from the coding sequence ATGCAGACTTTCACCGCCGCAGCCATCCAGATGATCTCCACCCCGACGGTGGCGGACAACCTTGCCGTCGCCGCCGGCCTGATAGCGCAGGCTGCCGCGCAAGGAGCGCAGCTGGTGGCACTGCCGGAATATTTCGCCATCATGGGAGCGCGCGACACCGACAAGCTTGCGGTACGCGAACCGTTCGGCAATGGGCCGCTGCAGACATTCCTGGCCTCGCTTGCCGCACGCCACCGCATCTGGCTGGTGGGCGGCACGATCCCATTGGCCGGCGCCGACGTGGCCCGGGTCCGCAACACCTGCCTCGCCTTCGACCCTGATGGGCAATGCGTGGCCCGCTACGACAAGATCCACCTGTTCGGTTTTGACAACGGCACGGAGCGTTACGCCGAGCGCGATACCATCGAGCCGGGTGAGACGCCGGTGGCCTTCGATACGCCGTTCGGGCGCATCGGCCTTGCGGTGTGCTACGACCTGCGCTTCCCCGAGCTGTTCCGGCGCGAGGCGGCCGATGCATGGGTGGTACCCGCTGCGTTCACCGCGACCACCGGCGAGGCGCACTGGGAAGTGCTGCTGCGCGCGCGCGCCATCGAAAACCAGTGCTTCATGATCGCTGCCGGGCAGGGCGGCCGCCATCCCACCGGGCGCGAAACCTTTGGCCACAGCCTGATCGCCGACCCGTGGGGGCAGGTGCTCGATTGCCTGCCGCAGGGGCCGGGCTTGGCGCTTGCCCCGCTCAAGTCCACCCAGCTCGAACGGGTCCGCCGGGTGCTGCCGGCGCTTGCGCACCGCTGCCTGACAGTATGA